A window of the Lentimicrobiaceae bacterium genome harbors these coding sequences:
- a CDS encoding response regulator, translated as MKKISFEYKFTGIYLMLGFLWIAFSDSFLNSIIEDHNYLTKAQTYKGLFYVSATALLFFFYLRLHLTKLRNAEKKAVESDKLKTAFLQNISHEVRTPMNGIVGFAELLNDNELSPEQRKEYLKVVVNSSNRLLEVVSEILDISLIETGNIKPFENKTDLNKLLADSYNLYKPLVNKNVTLSLIAEEKGENDIILTDEMKIRQVLNHLLSNAIKFTEKGEIKFGYALRNQEINFFVEDTGIGIAPDMFDKIFERFHKPELDINKFYEGMGLGLAICKGNLQLLGGRIWVESELHKGSVFHFTIPYKPFLPSGAINTLHEPDKIFKTKFTLLVVEDEEINFKYIKELLSGTPIELIHAENGKEAVDLCRRNYDINAVLMDIKMPVMNGYEATKEIRSFRAGLPIIAQTAYAMQNEKERALSEGCNDYLSKPFQKEQLFDIMKKLNLLL; from the coding sequence ATGAAGAAAATCAGCTTTGAATATAAATTTACTGGCATATATCTGATGCTTGGTTTTTTATGGATAGCATTTTCCGATTCATTTCTGAACTCCATCATTGAAGATCACAATTACCTGACAAAAGCTCAAACTTATAAAGGATTATTCTATGTAAGCGCTACGGCCCTGCTTTTTTTCTTTTATCTGCGGCTACACCTTACAAAACTCAGAAATGCCGAAAAAAAAGCAGTTGAAAGTGACAAATTGAAAACGGCATTCCTTCAAAACATCTCACACGAAGTACGCACACCAATGAATGGCATTGTTGGATTTGCAGAATTATTGAATGACAACGAACTGAGCCCGGAACAGCGGAAAGAATATCTGAAAGTTGTTGTCAACAGCTCAAACCGCTTACTTGAAGTTGTGAGTGAGATTCTTGATATCTCATTGATTGAAACAGGTAACATTAAACCATTTGAAAACAAAACAGACCTCAACAAACTGCTTGCTGATTCATACAACCTGTACAAACCTTTGGTGAATAAAAACGTCACACTTTCACTTATCGCGGAGGAAAAAGGCGAAAATGACATAATTCTGACCGATGAAATGAAAATAAGGCAGGTACTGAATCATTTACTTAGCAATGCAATAAAGTTTACAGAAAAAGGAGAAATAAAGTTTGGCTACGCGCTGCGCAATCAGGAGATAAATTTCTTTGTTGAAGATACAGGCATCGGTATTGCCCCTGATATGTTTGATAAAATTTTTGAGCGATTTCACAAGCCCGAGCTTGACATCAACAAATTTTATGAAGGCATGGGACTTGGACTCGCCATCTGTAAAGGCAATCTGCAACTGTTGGGCGGAAGAATATGGGTTGAATCAGAATTGCACAAAGGTTCTGTTTTTCATTTCACCATCCCGTATAAACCATTTTTACCATCAGGCGCAATAAACACACTGCATGAGCCTGATAAGATATTTAAAACAAAATTTACGCTATTGGTTGTTGAAGACGAAGAAATCAATTTCAAATACATCAAAGAGTTGCTGAGTGGCACTCCTATTGAGCTTATACATGCTGAAAACGGGAAAGAAGCGGTTGACTTATGTCGCCGGAATTATGATATCAATGCAGTTCTGATGGACATTAAAATGCCTGTTATGAACGGCTACGAAGCCACCAAAGAAATCCGCTCGTTCAGGGCCGGACTACCGATTATTGCACAAACAGCCTATGCTATGCAAAATGAAAAAGAAAGGGCTCTTTCTGAAGGTTGTAACGACTATCTATCAAAGCCATTTCAAAAAGAGCAACTGTTCGACATCATGAAAAAGCTCAATCTACTGCTTTAA
- a CDS encoding ATP-binding cassette domain-containing protein has product MITVSDLGIQFGKRILFQDVNLKFTPGNCYGIIGANGAGKSTFLKMLSGEMEYTKGNVSMVPGERLSVLKQNHSEFDEHTVLNTVLMGHTKLWSVMHEKDVIYAKADFSESDGIRAAELEEVFAEMDGWNAESDAASLLSGLGIAEHLHGKLMSELDGKVKVKVLLAQALFGKPDNLLLDEPTNDLDLETVNWLENYLSNFDNTVLVVSHDRHFLDSICTHIVDIDYNKIQLFPGNYTFWYESSQLALRQLQTQNKKAEERKKELQEFIARFSANASKSKQTTSRKKMIEKLNIEEIKPSTRKYPGIIFTPEREPGNNILEVKNLSKSLNGVKLFSDINFTVMKDDKIVFLSRDTRAMTMLFEILKGHEQADTGSFEWGQTILKAYLPLEYEDLFKTDISITDWLAQFSNDTTELYLRGFLGKMLFSGDEIYKKANVLSGGEKVRCMIARMMTRNANVMLLDTPTNHLDLESIQAFNNTLIKFKGNILMSSHDHEFIQTVCNRIIEIGPKGMIDKLMDYDDYISDERLKEQRNSLYL; this is encoded by the coding sequence ATGATTACAGTTTCGGATCTGGGTATTCAGTTTGGCAAGAGGATATTGTTTCAGGATGTAAATTTAAAATTTACACCAGGCAATTGCTATGGTATAATTGGGGCTAATGGCGCAGGAAAATCTACTTTTCTTAAAATGCTGTCGGGCGAAATGGAATATACCAAAGGCAATGTAAGCATGGTCCCGGGTGAACGTTTATCGGTGCTCAAACAGAATCACTCTGAATTTGATGAACATACTGTACTCAACACAGTGTTAATGGGGCACACCAAACTATGGTCGGTGATGCACGAAAAGGATGTTATTTATGCAAAAGCAGATTTTTCGGAAAGTGATGGCATCAGAGCGGCTGAGCTGGAAGAAGTTTTTGCTGAAATGGATGGCTGGAATGCCGAAAGCGATGCTGCAAGTTTACTTAGCGGACTGGGCATAGCTGAACATCTGCATGGAAAACTTATGAGTGAACTGGATGGTAAAGTAAAAGTTAAAGTCTTGCTTGCACAGGCACTATTTGGCAAACCAGACAACCTCTTACTGGACGAGCCAACCAACGACCTCGACCTTGAAACCGTGAACTGGCTCGAAAACTATCTCTCAAATTTTGACAATACAGTGCTTGTTGTTTCACACGACCGACACTTTTTAGATTCAATATGTACGCATATTGTTGACATTGATTATAATAAAATACAGCTTTTCCCGGGCAATTACACTTTCTGGTACGAGTCAAGTCAGCTGGCACTCAGACAGCTGCAAACACAAAACAAAAAGGCTGAGGAGCGAAAAAAGGAATTGCAGGAGTTTATTGCCCGCTTTAGTGCCAATGCTTCCAAATCGAAACAGACTACCAGTCGTAAAAAAATGATTGAGAAGCTGAATATTGAAGAAATCAAACCATCTACCCGCAAATATCCGGGCATTATTTTCACCCCTGAGCGTGAACCCGGAAACAACATCCTTGAAGTTAAAAACCTCAGTAAAAGTCTCAATGGAGTCAAGCTGTTCAGCGACATCAACTTTACAGTGATGAAAGATGATAAGATTGTATTCCTGTCGCGCGATACCAGAGCTATGACCATGCTTTTCGAAATTCTGAAAGGTCACGAGCAGGCAGACACCGGCAGTTTTGAATGGGGACAAACTATCCTGAAGGCTTATCTTCCATTAGAATATGAAGATTTGTTTAAAACTGATATCAGTATCACTGATTGGCTCGCACAATTTTCGAACGACACCACCGAGCTTTACCTCAGGGGATTTTTAGGTAAAATGCTTTTTTCAGGCGATGAAATTTATAAAAAAGCCAATGTTCTTTCCGGTGGAGAAAAAGTGCGCTGCATGATTGCCCGTATGATGACCCGCAATGCCAATGTAATGCTGCTCGACACCCCTACCAACCATCTTGATTTGGAATCAATTCAGGCCTTTAATAACACCCTCATTAAATTCAAAGGCAACATCCTTATGTCATCACACGACCATGAGTTTATCCAAACCGTTTGCAACAGAATCATTGAAATAGGACCCAAAGGAATGATTGACAAGCTGATGGATTACGACGATTATATCAGTGATGAACGATTAAAAGAGCAGAGAAACAGCCTTTACCTCTAA
- a CDS encoding mechanosensitive ion channel family protein, whose translation MQTLSFDFSNLAEINHRLIQYLIVAGVIAAIAVILSRVLQKLMKVYFERSSHVLKVDPTRYKFLRNAVSFVVFMLAITLIFYTIPELRTIGITLFAGAGIFAAIIGFASQEAFSNIISGIFIVIFKPFRVGDNIKIGELHQGVVEDITLRHTIINNFENRRIIIPNTVISGQTIINSTIEDEKVCIFIEIGISYESNQDKAISILRKVIEAHANCRDNRTAEEIENGIPKVIIRMLGFGESSVNLRAYAWAANSGEGFVLKCDVYETLKKEFDLNGIEIPYPHRTIVYKNKPDEK comes from the coding sequence ATGCAGACGCTTTCCTTTGACTTTTCGAACCTGGCAGAAATCAACCACAGACTTATTCAATATTTAATTGTTGCAGGGGTAATAGCGGCCATTGCTGTTATTCTTTCAAGAGTTCTTCAAAAGCTCATGAAAGTCTATTTTGAGCGCTCCAGCCATGTGCTTAAAGTAGACCCTACCCGGTATAAATTTCTGCGCAACGCAGTAAGCTTTGTGGTTTTTATGCTGGCAATCACACTTATTTTCTACACCATTCCTGAACTCAGAACAATTGGCATCACCCTTTTTGCAGGGGCTGGTATTTTTGCAGCCATTATTGGTTTTGCTTCTCAGGAGGCTTTTTCGAATATTATCAGCGGAATATTTATTGTTATTTTCAAGCCTTTCAGGGTAGGCGACAATATTAAAATAGGCGAACTTCATCAGGGGGTGGTTGAAGATATCACGCTCAGGCACACCATCATCAATAACTTCGAAAACAGGCGGATTATTATTCCCAATACCGTCATTAGCGGGCAAACCATTATCAATTCAACCATTGAAGATGAAAAAGTTTGCATCTTTATTGAAATTGGCATCAGTTATGAAAGCAATCAGGATAAGGCCATTTCCATCCTTCGCAAAGTGATTGAAGCGCACGCCAATTGCCGCGACAACCGCACAGCTGAAGAGATTGAAAACGGCATACCTAAAGTTATTATCCGAATGCTGGGATTTGGTGAATCCTCTGTCAACCTCAGAGCCTACGCATGGGCAGCCAATTCAGGCGAAGGGTTTGTGTTGAAATGCGACGTTTATGAAACGCTGAAAAAGGAATTTGACCTGAACGGCATCGAAATACCTTATCCACATCGCACCATTGTTTACAAAAACAAGCCCGATGAAAAATAA
- a CDS encoding TonB-dependent receptor, with the protein MKRKSVNIFMVLFLLVFSETVFAQFAIEGQVTDSLTGNPLPNVNITIDGLKRGTVSGGNGFFTLTNLPAGRIKLHFTHIACQSKTIRIDLQRSLNLGVIRLLAESYELKDVFITADRLERRAEEVPASMYTIPGKMAEVYAVNNADEMLLMIPGIRIDRDRGIFSKNSSISMRGLNGSARTLVLLDGAPINKADGGGINWSRIDPDAIERIEVMKGPNSTIYGGNAMGGVVNIITARNPGTFRARLKTFYGTYNTFGGNLSASGANIHQNKGFFWSVNSFYRKGDGYFVVAELERDSLDAKTYLEETGASFRVGYQFTAQNSIEAEYNYYWDKRGDGTFITEPGGSYNQYPSHFLRVKYQGTLSRWQLNANGFYQLENYRRQNETIKKQTGKYTLYETDSRRVDAGLWLTAALPMKNGSRLTTGLDAKAGSVDASDIYYTATDILTNKGKMDMGAAFLQLEMPVNGTKLSFEAGLRVDGARFHHGSFVIEDPTSFSAFMVEYPSQFHDTAWLAVSPRLALLFHQSPSFKTYLSFAHGFRAPTLDDMCRNGNITKGFKKANPLLGPENLNNFELGYSAGVNSKLKIAQSAFVSAGNEFQYFIANGDSVYTGGNNLKPVMQRQNISNVMIYGTEVSLSWQPFNSLSVFANYAWNHAEIRSSENSNGRSLEGKRLMEVPEHQASGAIEWRYKWFMAGASLAYTGKLFADDDNLIVNQARTETGVRVSANYHERIYLSLSMQDVLNNRYTDSKGNISPGRFMMCSIIWKWL; encoded by the coding sequence GTGAAAAGGAAGTCTGTAAATATATTCATGGTTTTGTTTCTGCTGGTTTTTTCAGAAACGGTGTTTGCTCAGTTTGCCATAGAAGGACAGGTTACTGACAGTCTCACAGGCAATCCGTTGCCAAACGTTAACATTACAATTGATGGTTTGAAAAGAGGGACTGTTTCAGGAGGTAATGGATTCTTTACGTTGACCAACCTGCCTGCCGGACGCATTAAACTGCATTTTACCCATATAGCCTGCCAAAGCAAAACCATCAGGATTGATTTACAGCGTTCATTGAATTTGGGCGTTATTCGCTTACTGGCTGAATCATATGAACTGAAGGATGTGTTTATCACAGCCGACAGGCTTGAACGGCGTGCTGAAGAAGTGCCGGCCTCCATGTATACGATTCCAGGGAAAATGGCTGAGGTTTATGCCGTAAACAATGCCGATGAAATGTTATTGATGATACCGGGTATACGTATTGATCGCGACCGGGGGATATTTTCAAAGAACTCAAGTATCAGTATGCGCGGATTGAACGGCAGTGCACGTACCCTTGTTTTGCTCGATGGAGCGCCCATTAATAAAGCTGATGGCGGTGGAATTAACTGGAGCAGAATAGACCCTGATGCCATTGAACGCATTGAGGTAATGAAAGGGCCCAATTCGACCATTTATGGTGGTAATGCAATGGGCGGAGTTGTAAATATTATCACTGCCCGCAATCCGGGTACTTTCAGGGCGCGATTGAAAACTTTTTATGGTACTTACAATACTTTTGGGGGGAATCTTTCGGCAAGTGGTGCAAATATTCATCAAAACAAAGGTTTTTTCTGGTCGGTTAACAGTTTTTACCGCAAGGGAGATGGTTATTTTGTGGTGGCAGAGCTGGAGCGCGACAGTCTTGATGCCAAAACTTATCTGGAGGAAACCGGAGCTTCATTCAGAGTGGGTTATCAGTTCACCGCCCAAAATTCAATAGAGGCAGAATATAATTATTATTGGGATAAGCGCGGCGATGGCACGTTTATTACTGAACCAGGTGGAAGTTATAATCAGTATCCTTCACATTTTCTGAGGGTAAAATATCAGGGAACGCTCAGCCGCTGGCAACTTAATGCCAATGGGTTTTACCAGTTGGAAAATTACCGTCGGCAAAATGAAACCATCAAGAAACAAACGGGCAAATACACGCTTTACGAAACTGATTCAAGGCGCGTTGATGCCGGCCTCTGGCTCACAGCTGCCTTGCCCATGAAAAACGGAAGCAGATTGACCACAGGCCTTGATGCAAAGGCAGGGTCGGTTGATGCCTCTGATATTTATTATACAGCTACTGACATTTTAACCAATAAAGGGAAAATGGATATGGGAGCTGCTTTTCTTCAGCTTGAAATGCCTGTAAACGGCACAAAACTAAGCTTTGAAGCCGGCTTAAGGGTAGATGGAGCCCGATTTCATCATGGAAGCTTTGTTATTGAAGACCCTACTTCCTTTTCTGCATTTATGGTTGAATATCCTTCTCAATTTCATGATACTGCATGGTTGGCTGTTAGTCCCCGACTGGCTCTTTTGTTTCATCAGTCACCGTCATTTAAGACTTACCTGAGTTTTGCTCATGGTTTCAGGGCTCCGACTCTTGATGATATGTGCCGCAATGGAAATATAACCAAGGGATTTAAAAAGGCCAACCCTTTGCTAGGCCCTGAAAATCTGAATAATTTTGAACTGGGTTACTCTGCAGGCGTAAATTCAAAGCTTAAAATTGCGCAAAGCGCCTTTGTTTCAGCCGGAAATGAATTCCAGTATTTTATTGCCAACGGTGATTCGGTTTATACCGGAGGAAATAACCTGAAACCAGTGATGCAGCGTCAGAATATCAGCAACGTAATGATTTATGGTACCGAAGTCAGTCTTTCATGGCAGCCATTCAATTCTTTGTCAGTTTTTGCAAATTATGCATGGAATCATGCTGAAATCCGCTCTTCCGAAAATAGCAATGGACGCAGTCTTGAAGGAAAACGACTGATGGAGGTGCCCGAGCATCAGGCATCCGGCGCAATTGAATGGCGCTATAAATGGTTTATGGCCGGGGCAAGCCTGGCCTATACCGGAAAGTTGTTTGCCGATGACGATAATCTGATTGTCAATCAGGCACGGACAGAAACCGGCGTCAGGGTATCAGCTAATTATCATGAAAGAATTTATCTCAGCCTGAGTATGCAGGATGTTTTAAACAACCGGTATACTGATAGCAAAGGCAATATTTCTCCGGGGAGGTTTATGATGTGCAGCATTATCTGGAAGTGGTTATAG
- the bglX gene encoding beta-glucosidase BglX, giving the protein MMKKVSILILLMVTAIAIKTMAQPLTDEVKMNKFIGELMSKMTLDEKLGQLNLPSAGDFTTGQAANSNIGKQIIEGKVGGLFNIKTAEKIRNVQRVAVEESRLKIPLIFGMDVIHGYQTVFPIPLGLSCSWDMALIEESARIAAKEVSADGICWTFSPMVDISRDPRWGRIAEGSGEDPFLGGEIAKAMVRGYQGQNLSANNTIMACVKHYALYGASEAGRDYNTVDMSHQRMYNEYFPPYKAAVDAGAGSVMASFNEVDGIPATASKWLMTDVLRTQWGFDGFVVTDYTGINEMIEHGLGDLKTVSALALKAGIDMDMVGEGFLTTLKKSLEEGKINMQQIDAACHRVLEAKYKLGLFDDPYRYCDEKRGATDILSEANRAQARKTAAQSFVLLKNENNILPLKKNTKIALVGPLANNRVNMVGTWTVAADFEKSVSIFDGLAEAMGSANLIHYAKGANISGDASFEERATMFGKPAGRDNRPESEMIAEAVNAAQLSDVVVAVVGEAAEMSGESSSRSDIGIPENQQELLKALLKTGKPVVMVLLTGRPLALKWESENIPAILNIWFGGSETGHAVADVLFGDENPSGKLTTTFPQNIGQIPLFYNHKNTGRPLPDGQWFTKFRSNYLDVTNDPLYPFGFGLSYTRFEYSEPVLSKNSMKPGEVIEVKVKVSNKGDYDGQEVVQLYLRDMVGSTTRPVKELKDFRKIMIKKGETKEVSFTIDINDLKFYNYDLNYVAEPGDFKVFIGGNSRDVKEASFVLTE; this is encoded by the coding sequence ATGATGAAAAAAGTCAGCATCCTTATATTGCTCATGGTAACAGCTATTGCAATCAAAACCATGGCTCAGCCACTTACTGATGAGGTGAAAATGAATAAATTCATCGGCGAACTGATGTCAAAGATGACGCTTGACGAAAAGCTCGGGCAGCTGAATCTGCCAAGTGCAGGTGATTTTACCACCGGACAGGCAGCTAATTCAAACATTGGCAAACAAATTATTGAAGGCAAGGTTGGAGGATTATTCAACATTAAAACTGCCGAAAAAATCCGCAATGTTCAGCGGGTAGCTGTGGAAGAAAGCCGTTTAAAAATTCCTTTGATTTTTGGGATGGATGTCATTCATGGATATCAGACTGTTTTTCCGATTCCATTAGGACTATCCTGCTCATGGGACATGGCATTGATTGAAGAAAGCGCACGCATTGCAGCCAAAGAAGTAAGTGCTGATGGCATTTGCTGGACTTTTTCTCCAATGGTTGACATCAGCCGCGATCCCCGCTGGGGACGCATTGCTGAAGGAAGTGGAGAAGATCCATTTTTGGGTGGTGAAATTGCCAAAGCCATGGTACGCGGATATCAGGGACAGAACTTATCAGCCAACAATACCATTATGGCTTGTGTTAAACATTACGCCCTTTATGGTGCATCGGAAGCCGGCCGCGATTACAATACGGTCGACATGAGCCACCAAAGAATGTATAATGAATATTTCCCTCCATACAAAGCTGCTGTTGACGCCGGCGCAGGAAGTGTAATGGCTTCATTCAATGAAGTTGACGGAATACCCGCTACTGCCAGTAAATGGCTCATGACAGATGTTTTAAGAACCCAATGGGGTTTTGACGGATTTGTAGTTACAGACTATACCGGCATCAATGAAATGATTGAACATGGCCTTGGCGACCTGAAAACAGTATCAGCACTGGCTTTAAAAGCAGGCATCGATATGGATATGGTGGGTGAAGGTTTTCTTACGACCCTTAAAAAATCGCTGGAAGAAGGCAAAATCAACATGCAACAAATTGATGCAGCCTGTCATCGCGTGCTTGAAGCCAAGTATAAACTCGGCCTTTTTGATGACCCCTACCGTTATTGTGATGAAAAAAGAGGAGCAACTGATATTTTAAGTGAAGCCAATCGTGCCCAGGCAAGAAAAACAGCCGCTCAAAGTTTTGTTCTTCTCAAAAATGAAAACAACATACTTCCGCTCAAAAAAAACACCAAAATTGCATTGGTTGGGCCACTTGCCAATAACCGGGTAAACATGGTGGGCACCTGGACTGTTGCTGCCGATTTCGAAAAGTCAGTTTCAATCTTTGATGGCCTGGCCGAAGCCATGGGTAGCGCCAACCTGATTCATTATGCAAAAGGGGCCAATATTTCGGGCGATGCATCATTCGAAGAGAGAGCTACCATGTTTGGAAAGCCTGCCGGACGGGATAATCGTCCGGAATCAGAAATGATTGCCGAAGCCGTTAACGCTGCCCAATTATCAGATGTAGTTGTAGCAGTTGTTGGTGAAGCAGCCGAAATGAGTGGTGAAAGCTCAAGCCGCTCCGACATTGGTATTCCTGAAAATCAGCAGGAACTGCTCAAGGCCCTGCTCAAAACCGGAAAACCTGTCGTAATGGTTTTGCTCACCGGAAGGCCTCTGGCTTTAAAATGGGAAAGTGAAAACATCCCTGCCATCCTCAATATTTGGTTTGGCGGAAGCGAAACCGGCCATGCTGTGGCAGATGTACTTTTTGGAGATGAAAACCCATCAGGCAAATTAACGACCACCTTCCCTCAAAACATCGGACAAATTCCATTGTTTTACAACCATAAAAACACGGGGCGCCCCCTCCCCGACGGCCAATGGTTTACCAAATTCCGCTCCAATTACCTGGATGTGACCAATGACCCGCTGTATCCTTTTGGATTCGGGCTGAGTTATACCCGTTTTGAATACAGCGAACCGGTGCTGAGCAAAAACAGCATGAAACCGGGTGAAGTCATTGAAGTAAAAGTAAAAGTCAGCAACAAAGGAGATTATGACGGGCAGGAAGTTGTCCAGCTTTATTTACGCGATATGGTTGGCTCCACAACCCGGCCTGTGAAAGAACTTAAAGATTTCAGAAAGATTATGATCAAGAAAGGCGAAACAAAGGAAGTTAGCTTTACCATTGATATAAATGACCTGAAGTTTTATAATTACGACCTTAATTATGTAGCTGAACCCGGCGATTTTAAAGTATTTATCGGAGGAAATTCACGAGATGTTAAAGAAGCATCTTTTGTGCTTACTGAGTAA
- a CDS encoding beta-glucosidase: MMKKIILTLLTLTVISSCFAQKKTALKPHDNRIPPVGIITGLSDSALLDVVQRQTFRYFWDFAHPVSGMARERSNIAYDYGDEVVTSGGTGFGIMATVVAVNRGWISRDTATRFLLKIVKFLSKADAYHGAFPHWLNGTTGKTIPFSRKDDGADLVETSFLFQGLLAARQYFNQQTPLESELRNRINSLWNDVEWSWFTRGGEEVLYWHWSPNNDWAMNFPVRGYNECLIMYVLAASSERYPVSAAVYHRGWAQSNFFKNGKEFYGIKLPLGFDFGGPLFFSHYSFLGLNPHGLKDRYADYWEQNRNHTLINRAHCIENPGKFKGYGENCWGLTASDNHEGYNAHSPDNDLGVISPTAALSAFPYTPEYSMKALRHFYYDLGPKIWSEYGFTDAFNETKNWYAKSHLAIDQGPIIVMIENYRSGLLWNLFMSCPEVQHGLMKLGFESTPTDQKSIK, translated from the coding sequence ATGATGAAAAAAATCATTCTCACACTTTTAACATTAACTGTTATTAGCAGCTGTTTTGCACAAAAGAAAACAGCTCTCAAGCCTCATGATAACCGGATACCACCTGTTGGCATTATTACAGGGCTTTCCGATTCAGCACTTTTAGATGTAGTTCAGCGACAAACATTCCGGTATTTCTGGGATTTTGCTCATCCCGTAAGTGGAATGGCGCGCGAAAGAAGCAACATTGCCTATGATTATGGCGACGAGGTAGTTACATCGGGAGGCACCGGATTTGGCATTATGGCCACCGTTGTGGCTGTTAACCGGGGGTGGATAAGCCGTGACACGGCAACCAGATTCCTGCTGAAAATAGTCAAATTTTTGTCCAAAGCTGATGCTTACCACGGTGCATTCCCTCATTGGCTGAATGGTACAACCGGCAAAACCATCCCTTTCAGCCGCAAAGACGATGGAGCCGATTTGGTTGAAACTTCCTTTCTTTTTCAGGGTTTACTGGCTGCCCGTCAGTATTTCAATCAGCAAACCCCACTTGAATCGGAATTACGCAACCGCATCAATTCACTATGGAATGATGTGGAATGGAGCTGGTTTACCAGGGGTGGCGAAGAAGTGCTTTACTGGCACTGGAGTCCCAACAACGACTGGGCCATGAATTTTCCGGTTAGAGGATACAATGAATGTTTAATCATGTACGTGCTGGCTGCAAGCAGTGAGCGCTATCCGGTCAGTGCAGCAGTTTATCACCGCGGATGGGCTCAAAGCAACTTTTTTAAAAATGGAAAAGAATTTTATGGCATTAAACTACCGCTGGGATTTGATTTTGGCGGGCCACTTTTCTTCTCCCACTATTCATTTCTGGGATTAAACCCCCACGGGCTTAAAGACAGATATGCAGACTACTGGGAACAAAACAGAAATCACACACTTATTAACCGGGCACACTGCATCGAAAACCCGGGTAAATTCAAAGGCTATGGCGAAAACTGCTGGGGACTCACAGCCAGCGACAATCACGAAGGCTACAATGCCCATTCTCCTGACAATGACCTTGGCGTAATTTCACCCACTGCTGCACTCTCGGCTTTCCCCTACACCCCCGAATACTCCATGAAGGCATTACGTCATTTTTACTATGATTTAGGACCAAAAATATGGAGTGAGTATGGCTTTACCGACGCTTTCAACGAAACCAAAAATTGGTACGCCAAATCACACCTGGCCATCGATCAGGGCCCAATCATTGTCATGATTGAAAATTACAGATCCGGATTATTATGGAATCTCTTTATGAGTTGTCCTGAAGTTCAGCATGGGCTTATGAAGCTTGGATTTGAAAGTACCCCGACAGACCAAAAATCAATAAAATAA